AAAAATGCTGTTTTAGCTGTCGAAGTTCTAGCTGGAGCCACTACACTGGGAGCTGGTGCAGCTGTAGTTCAGTCTGGTAATATTCTAGTTAAACAAGGTATTAAAGCTGGAGTGATGAGATTTGGAAGTGATGCAATTAGAAATGTAGGTGTTAATACTGTTAATGGAATTGTTAGTTCTAGTGCAGCAGCATTAGTGTCTGGTGCCGATGTTAAAACGGGGCTAATATCAGTTGGAACAGGAACTCTTGTTAATGTTGTGACTGGGGGATTAGCAGATAAGTTTCAGCCAGAAGGTAAATTGAAGCAATTTGTTACTGCTGTAGTTACAAATGCTCTTAGTGCCGCTTCTAGCTCTTATTTAACAACAAGGCTTACTTATCCAAATGCAACAAACGAGGATTATATAGGGAATTTTGGAAAATCATTAATAGTTTCTACTCCTGGAAGCTTATTAGTAAATGGTATGAGATTTGGAACTGGAATAGCAGCTAAAGGAGCAGTTAATTTTGGGATGGGAATGTTAAATGCATCAACTGATACTGCAATAATTGGTGCTTATAGAGGTTATGAGCATTATAAGTATAAACAATCAATCATGGAAAGATAAAATGGATAAAGTAGAAATTTACAAACCAAATTGGACAGTTTTTTATTATAGATACTGGACTGGTATAGCACTCTTAATTTTTTGTTATTTTTTAGTTTGTATAGTGACACCTTTAACTGAAGTTTTTACAGAAGGGTTTGTGGCAGGC
The window above is part of the Alphaproteobacteria bacterium genome. Proteins encoded here:
- a CDS encoding VENN motif pre-toxin domain-containing protein — its product is MKEFKSGDISRAKQLTLHSALGCGAALAGGGDCASGALSGVSGELAGEYVKDNLYPGQTTSSLTGQQKTVIKELGGLAGGLSAIFTGNAVGLSESDIADNIFSGQRIGKNAVENNFLRQEVVEEHQEIMWLDGKISDENYNAYKDQELKNAVLAVEVLAGATTLGAGAAVVQSGNILVKQGIKAGVMRFGSDAIRNVGVNTVNGIVSSSAAALVSGADVKTGLISVGTGTLVNVVTGGLADKFQPEGKLKQFVTAVVTNALSAASSSYLTTRLTYPNATNEDYIGNFGKSLIVSTPGSLLVNGMRFGTGIAAKGAVNFGMGMLNASTDTAIIGAYRGYEHYKYKQSIMER